The following DNA comes from Musa acuminata AAA Group cultivar baxijiao chromosome BXJ1-4, Cavendish_Baxijiao_AAA, whole genome shotgun sequence.
TTAGAAAACAGTAGTCCTGAAAATTGTAGCTTATACTGTTACCAGATCGTGCAGCATCTTACAAAACTGGTCTCTTATGAACATCACAGTTCGAGATTTAAATTATCAAGAAAATCACTAAATGTGACAAAGTATGCAGAAAATAGTATTgatataaaaagataaatatcATAATAGACCATACAGTTACAAAAGAAAACTGTCTTACCATCTTAAGAGAAGTGGTTGTGGAAGTAGAACGCAAGAAATGAAACTTTAGACAATTATAACTCCTTAGTTCCTAGAGGACAAGAttgctttatttttcttttttgcgaATTTAGGTTTGAGCCAAAAGTTGTCTTCACGGTAAAATGTTCACAACTTATACTATGAGCTGATAGcactaatattaaaaaaatgtatTTCCAAATCCAAATATAGCTTACTGTTTTTCCATTGTTTCCTGATAATTAAATTGAATAATTTCACTGAACAGAACAAATTACAAGTGAAACCATCTCCTGGCACAAGGCCAAGTCCTCAAGACAATCTATAAAACCGAAAAATAATCAGGCAATGCTCTAGCAATATTTTCACAAAATGCTGATCGAACAACCTTATATTTTGGTAACAATCGATCCAATAAAATACCAGACAAACATGCAGGTGAAAGGACAAAATAATGTTGTACTCACATGCCATTCTGGGGCTCATGATGTACATTCCAACTGTCATGAAGTAGTAAAAGAATGCAACAAACTGAGCAAGAAGACGATCTAACCAGAAAGCATTACCCCCTAGTTCCTGCAGAAGAAAAAGCAATAATGCCAAAAAAATTCAGCATGTTAAAGGTaacaattcaatcataaagaagCTCAACTAGCTAGATGAATCTTAAACTATTACAATCTGTATGTGCACAGAAGAAATTctcaatcagaaaacataaaataaagaAACTGAGAAGATAAGAATGAGTAATCAAAATAATTCAATATACAGAGTTTCTTGTCACAGAAGGACAAACTTCTTATTAAAATTCTGTGCATCAAAATGATATTACTATATTTATCTCTGATCAACATCACAGAAGAAAGCACGCCATAAATTAGACATTTAGCTCTGATCAGTGATAATAAATAACACAAAGATTATGGCCAATACTACATTCATTGGAGAGTAAAGAAATCAAATAGTGTGGCAAACCCCTTGGACAAAACTCCTAACCAAGTGCTCGTTGTGCAATTCATACATTACGAACTTTGAGTGGCAAACATCAGTTTCGTGGTGTAAAATCTAGCAAGTTTCCAAGGAACAGATTTGCTTCATGAGGTTTTATGAAGAATTAACAGTGATATAATACTGTGATTTGGCCAATCAACATAGATTCTTGAAACTACAGAAGCAACTTTCTATCAAGAGATACCAGTGCTTGTAGCCTAAATATCTTCATGAGATAATGTCTTATTCCCTTTCATTAACATAAATAATGATGAACTAATACCCTAATTTACACCATTTATTACCACAATTTCAAAAATGTAAGCTAAATCCAAACACAATTAGCACAACGCAGCAAAACATGGCAAGATATGATGGCACTTAGATCCAAGGGAGGATGTGGcccttgataatccataaatctgacCTCTCACTGATAATATTCCAATAAGTCCAAGCTTTCTCAAATAAAGTTACAGTAGAATCAAAAGGAGACCAAGAAGACTTAATCAGAAGCTGCAATTGATTCTGTGATGACATTTAACAAAGCACATGGTAGCTCCCATTGAGATATCATCAGAACTTGTGGAAGAAGAGTAAGTATACACAAAGTTGTTTAATTTCCACAAGACTTCTAGAACATCCATAAACAAGGGGAAGAAGGCTAAAATTCATGTAACGCAATATAAATATAACAGGAAAAGTTGTACCTCCATGATAAGTAGATGGTGAAACTCATTCCAGCTTTGAGCAAAATGTACTTTCAGATAATCAGATCTTCTCCACCAACCAAAGCTCTCATACATGTGCAATACAGATATAAAAGCTAACAGATAATTTGAGTTAATAACTGTGAGTGGAATGCAAAACCAATTGATGCTTATAGCTCACAATAAGGCAAAAGGTAGTATGATAGACTGTAAGGTTCAAATCTGCAAAATAAATCAGAAAACTCACCGAAGTAGGGGACTCTAGCTATGGTTTCCAAGACAAAGAATCGTGCATAGTGACGATCATGGTAAAATGTATCAAGTATCCTGATTGTTGTATCCTACAGAAATTAATACATTATGTGTTAGCTAATTAACCCATAGAAAATAATGATATGCATAGCTCTAACCGAAATGTGATAGAACACTAATTAGGCAAGAATACCCATCATATaacataactttttttttattcttattccaATTTCTGTTAATtatttaaaaagaagaaaaattaagcATATCTTCTCCACAAATTACTAAGAAGAGTCGGTCCTGCTGGAAAGAATTTGTGAGGAAACAAACTATCAGAAAAGAATTGCAGTTTGTGATATTACTGACCACTGATACTATCAATCTGGCTGTGATCAGATCTTATAAATAGCGATTTTTGAAAATTATCAGTAACACGAAAATAAAAGGGTTTGACCATTAGAGAATGATCCAACCTAAGAGAACAACAATTACTATCAAATTGATATAACACTGACATCTGTTAGAATGCGAAATTGTTACTGTTCGAGAATCATGAGAAAAATTTTCATCAGAATACTCATATTCTACTACTTGAACTGGATTCCTTGTGCTATATTAAACAATGAAAGAGACTCCAACAAACCAGTGATCAAAAGCACAAGAAAACAAACTGGTACCAGATTATGTGGTAGCAAACTTCATCTAACGATAAGCTATCTGACTAACGGAGCAAATTTCATAAGAAATAAGAAAACTTACtgttagaaaaatattaatgGTCTGCTCAAGCTTAACATTCCATGGTGCCACAACAGAAGCTTCACCGGTTGCGGAACTGGTACCAGCAGCTCCCGTCTTCACAGGGAAAGCCTCCTCCACGGTCACCTTTTCATCTTTCTCTTGCAAAGTCGTGGCCTTTACCTGATGCAACCTCCTATACAGACAACACAAGCGTTCTTCTTCTAAGGCCTTATTGCATGATAGAATCAAAGCTTTCGGCCATGTATGGGTGGAAACAAATACAAAAGTACCAAAAACCAACATCCAAACCAGAAATTAGAATTCAACATGTAACGAATCTTTTTATGTCCCTCGGTAGCACTTGAACGAAATTATTGTGATCATCCATCCTGAACCATATCTTATTACAATAAAAGATCGAAATATTTTGCTAAAAAGATATAGATAAACAATATGTATTATCACGGACCAGAAATTTAAACTTTAAAGAGCAGATTGCAGAAACGAATGAACAAAAGGTGCCAATTTAAAACATCCAAAAGAAGTACAACGAAACCATAGCTTGATTTGGTAGTGATTGGCGGCTACCTTTCAAACCTTACCAAAAAATCGTCTTAATTCAaacaaaatgattaattttcacggCAAAAGAATCCCAAAGTTTGGGCTTTTCCTCAGAATCAATTAAAACTTccccaaagaaaagaaagagaaagatacCTAGAAAAATATCCACGACTATAACGAACGGAAGCAGAACCGGACCCGGAGATGGGGTTAGATACGAAAGCTGAGGCGGTGGAGGGCGGGATGCTTCTCGTAATCTTTGGACTGGGAGCAGAGGCGAAGAAGGAAGGAGAGGAGAGCGCCGCGGCGGCCATAGGCTTCCACCTCGACAACCGCCCCAGAAAATCGCTTCCTCActtctcctccttttcctccttgTCGGTATCGAACGGAGAGCACTTCCAAGTCCAATTTGGCTTCCCACGAGCGCTTACCCCATCGTTCGCTCGACTTCGAACACCGTTGGATCACAAGAGACAAAGAAAGAGGAGATAGAACCGAAGAGGGACTTGTCACAAGTAAAATGGCATCTATATCCCTCTGCATTTTAATGCATcacttatatttatatatgccttcaaatcttagaaatatataaattaattttcattcatcaaattatatatatatatatatatatatatatatatatatttaaaagacATCCTCGGCCAATAACTTTGAGCTAATTACATGTAATTAGCGAATAATATCTtaatctctatatttttaaaaattatattagatcttTGTActtgaaatatttaatcttatttcttctTATATCTTCGATTTTCCTAACGAAAATACCACAAATGTTATCACGAGAAATGAtgttaaaagaaaattaaaagataattttatatgattaaaatTTAAAAGAGAGAAGTTTTATTGAGAAACGAAATGAGATAATGTTattcaattattttatttttttttatcttcaataTTTTGTTGGGAAATATAGTGAGACACTGGATAGAAAGGATCTCACTCTTGTGATTCTAATTCCTTCTAATTGGAAAGGACGAAGTGGAGAAAGAAAGAGTTTTTATAAAAATTACATaaagaaaaattaatatatatatatatgagaatagtactataaaattatcattttaattatattttaatattattttttacacgTACAATATTTTCATTAGTAAAATTGACGATAACATGAAGAGatacgagattaaatattttatttttgtaagtatatggatcataatataattttttaaaatataaggatctAAATACTAAATGTAACTAATTACAATAAATAATATACAATTTAAgtcatataatttattattattattttatctcaAACTTTGATTTAAGCTTCTCTAGGCACattctcgataattcatatacgATCTTGATAGGATGGAACTGTGGGAGCGGAACACTTGAGATTCCAGGCGCTGTGGTACACGGATTCATCATTTTGTATCATCAAATTGGCGAACAGGCATTTGAGCAAACAGGTGGCGTGGGAGCTCGCAGTTTGGAGAAACGAAGCCCTTCATGAAACCAAGTACGTTGACTGATGCAACTCAAAGCTGCATCACATGGAAATTCCACATGAGAACGAGGGTAAAGTCAAAACTCAAGTGCTCAGTCCGCAAGACACTCTTGCCGTTGACAAATGTGCTTCGCTTTCGTGCAGCCATGTCCGCGGAGCTTCTGAGATGATCGCCTCAAAGAGGAGAAAAG
Coding sequences within:
- the LOC135645859 gene encoding ubiquinol oxidase 4, chloroplastic/chromoplastic-like; translated protein: MAAAALSSPSFFASAPSPKITRSIPPSTASAFVSNPISGSGSASVRYSRGYFSRRLHQVKATTLQEKDEKVTVEEAFPVKTGAAGTSSATGEASVVAPWNVKLEQTINIFLTDTTIRILDTFYHDRHYARFFVLETIARVPYFAFISVLHMYESFGWWRRSDYLKVHFAQSWNEFHHLLIMEELGGNAFWLDRLLAQFVAFFYYFMTVGMYIMSPRMAYHFSECVERHAYSTYDKFIKLHEEELKKFPAPEAAINYYMNEDLYLFDEFQTARTPKSRRPRIENLYDVFMNIRDDEAEHCKTMATCQTHGNLRSPHSDPKPMEDASECTVSEEAGCEGIVDCVTKSLTSRRP